In a genomic window of Heterodontus francisci isolate sHetFra1 chromosome 21, sHetFra1.hap1, whole genome shotgun sequence:
- the LOC137381033 gene encoding probable G-protein coupled receptor 139, translating into MEWMRVSAAADELTERLRKDSAAAGAELVNLLAIVILSRGKCGLSKCVTHYLVAMAVADLMVVIIEVILKRINNIYFPINVLFITPICAMKLVTKIAALDCSVWFTVAFTFDRFVAICCPNLKQRHCTQRTANKVLATVCVFGCLRSIPFYFMYEPQLIINNIPYFCIETSADYTSPLWAAYEWFDSILTPLVPILLILLLNALTVKHIIKSNIVRRALRSSINNQNDPESENRKRSMILLFTISGNFILLWMTYVVHSLRWRVKNYNYTDRYYSNPIYINQQTGYMLQLLSSCTNTCIYGLTQRKFREELKNGMKYLITLNGRLYK; encoded by the exons atggaatggatgagggtttcagcagcagcagatgagttgacggAAAGACTGAGGAAAGATTCAGCAGCAGCAGGGGCCGAGTTGG TGAACTTGctagcgattgtgatcctgtcccgtggaaagtgcggtctctccaaatgtgtcactcattacttggtggccatggcagtggcggatctaatggtcgtGATCATTGAAGTCATATTGAAGCGAATTAACAATATTTACTTCCCAATAAATGTCTTGTTCATCACTCCCATATGTGCCATGAAACTTGTCACGAAAATTGCAGCACTGGACTGCTCCGTCTGGTTCacagttgctttcacctttgatcgctttgtagccatttgttgtccgaatctcaaacaaaggcattgTACCCAGAGAACGGCGAACAAGGTGTTAGCGACTGTGTGTGTGTTCGGCTGCCTGAGAAGCATCCCCTTTTATTTCATGTATGAACCCCAACTTATAATTAACAACATTCCATACTTCTGCATTGAAACCTCTGCCGATTACACTTCGCCCTTATGGGCGGCGTACGAGTGGTTTGACAGTATTTTAACACCTTTAGTGCCGATCCTTTTGATCCTTCTGTTAAATGCTCTCACTGTCAAACATATTATAAAGTCCAATATAGTCCGCAGGGCGCTCCGCAGCAGCATCAATAACCAAAATGATCCAGAGAGTGAGAACCGGAAGAGGTCAATGATCCTGCTCTTTACTATATCTGGTAATTTTATTCTTCTCTGGATGACATATGTTGTGCATTCCCTAAGGTGGCGGGTGAAAAACTACAATTATACTGACAGATACTACAGTAACCCAATATACATCAACCAGCAAACGGGATACATGCTTCAGCTTCTCAGTTCTTGCACTAACACGTGTATCTATGGGTTgacgcagagaaaattcagagaagagctgaagaatggaATGAAATACTTGATTACACTGAATGGGAGACTATATAAATAG